In Elephas maximus indicus isolate mEleMax1 chromosome 15, mEleMax1 primary haplotype, whole genome shotgun sequence, the following are encoded in one genomic region:
- the GRINA gene encoding protein lifeguard 1 → MSHEKSFLVSGDNYPPPNPGYPGGPQPPVPPYGQPPYPGAPYPQPSFQPAPYGQPGYPQGPATYPQGPSPYPQGPYPQGPYPQGGYPQGPYPQGAYPQGPYPQSPFPPNPYGQPQAFEDPGSPLRGNYHEEGPPSYYDNQDFPATNWEDKSIRQAFIRKVFLVLTLQLSVTLSSVAVFTFVGGVKDFVRANVWTYYVSYAVFFVSLIVLSCCGDFRRKHPWNLIALSILTVSLSYMVGMIASFYDTEAVIMAVGITTTVCFTVVIFSMQTRYDFTSCMGVLLVSVVVLFIFAILCIFIRNRILEIVYASLGALLFTCFLAVDTQLLLGNKQLSLSPEEYVFAALNLYTDIINIFLYILAIIGRAKE, encoded by the exons ATGTCCCATGAAAAGAGTTTCTTGGTGTCTGGGGACAACTATCCTCCCCCCAACCCTGGATATCCTGGGGGACCCCAGCCCCCTGTGCCTCCCTATGGGCAGCCTCCCTACCCTGGGGCCCCTTACCCTCAGCCCTCTTTCCAGCCTGCACCCTATGGTCAGCCAGGGTACCCCCAGGGCCCTGCCACCTACCCCCAGGGCCCCTCCCCATACCCACAGGGCCCCTACCCTCAGGGGCCCTATCCCCAAGGGGGCTACCCACAAGGGCCCTATCCCCAAGGAGCCTACCCACAAGGGCCCTATCCTCAGAGTCCCTTCCCCCCCAACCCCTATGGACAACCGCAGGCCTTCGAGGACCCAGGCT CTCCTCTGCGGGGAAACTACCATGAGGAAGGGCCCCCGTCCTATTATGACAACCAGGACTTCCCCGCTACCAACTGGGAAGACAAAAGCATTCGGCAGGCCTTCATCCGCAAg GTGTTCCTGGTCCTGACCCTGCAGCTTTCAGTGACCTTGTCTTCTGTGGCCGTGTTCACGTTCGTTGGGGGCGTGAAGGACTTTGTCAGGGCAAACGTCTGGACTTACTACGTTTCCTATGCCGTCTTCTTTGTTTCCCTCATTGTCCTCAGCTGCTGTGGGGACTTCCGGCGAAAGCACCCCTGGAACCTCATTGCCCTG TCAATCCTGACCGTCAGTCTGTCCTACATGGTGGGCATGATTGCCAGCTTCTACGACACGGAGGCCGTCATCATGGCTGTGGGCATCACCACGACCGTCTGCTTCACTGTCGTCATCTTCTCCATGCAG ACCCGCTACGACTTCACTTCGTGCATGGGGGTGCTCTTGGTCAGCGTGGTGGTGCTGTTCATCTTTGCCATCCTTTGCATTTTCATCCGGAACCGCATCCTGGAGATTGTGTACGCCTCGCTGGGCGCCCTGCTCTTCACCTGC TTCTTGGCGGTGGACACCCAGCTGCTGCTGGGGAACAAGCAGCTGTCGCTGAGCCCGGAGGAGTACGTGTTCGCGGCACTGAATCTGTACACGGACATCATCAACATCTTCTTGTACATCCTCGCCATCATCGGCCGCGCAAAGGAGTAG